The sequence GGGCGGATCACCCGCACAGCGGTCCCCTCGACCTCGCCGGACACCCCGACCCCGGTGGTGGCCGCGAACCCGGCCACCACCGGAAGGGGGTCGGAGCCGCACCGGGCCCGGGCCGCCCCCACGACGGCCCGCCCGACAGGGTGCTCCGAACGGTGCTCGACGGCTCCCGCGAGCCGCAGCACCCGCTCCTCGTCGACGCCCGCGCCGGCGGCCACGGCCACCGTCGCGAGCTCCATCCGACCGGTGGTCAGGGTGCCGGTCTTGTCCAGCACCACGGTGTCGACCCGGCGCAGGCTCTCCAGCACCTCCGGGCCGCGGACCAGGACGCCCAGTTCGGCGCCCCGCCCGGTCGCCGCCAGCAGCGCGGTCGGCGTGGCCAGGCCCAGCGCGCACGGGCAGGCCACCACCAGCACGGCGACCGCCGCCGTCACCGCCGCCTGCGGGTCGGCGCCCGCGCCCAGCCAGAAGCCGAGCACACAGACCGCCACCGTCAGCACGCAGGGCACGAACACCCCGGCGACGGTGTCCGCCAGTCGCTGCGCCCGCGCCTTGCCGGCCTGGGCGTCCGCCACCAGTGCGGTGATCCGGGCGAGCTGGGTGTCCGCGCCGACCGCCGTCGCCCGCACCACCAGCGCCCCGCCGACGTTCACCGTCGCGCCCGCCACCCGGTCGCCCGGCCCGACCTCCACCGGCACCGACTCGCCGGTCAGCAGACTCAGGTCCAGCGCGGAGCCGCCCTCGACCACGACCCCGTCGGTGGCCACCCGCTCACCCGGACGGACCACGAACTCCTGCCCGGGCAGCAGCTGTTCGATCGACAGCAGCCGCTCCTCACCGCTCCCCGGATCGCGGACGCACACCTGCTTGGCACCCAGCTCGGCCAGCGCCCGCAGCGCGGAACCGCTGCGCCGCCGCACCCTGCCCTCCAGCAGGCGCCCCGCCAGCACGAACAGCGGCACCCCGACGGCCGCCTCCAGATAGACGTGCGCGGTGCCGCCGCCGTCCGCGGTCAGCGAGAACGGCATCCGCATGCCGATCTCGCCCGCCCCGCCGAACAGCAGCGCGTACGCGGACCAGGCGAAGGAGGCGACCACACCGAGGCTCACCAGGGTGTCCATGGTCGCCGCCGCGTGCCGCAGCCCCTGCACCGCCCGGCGGTGGAAGCCGGCCGAACCCCAGCTCACCACCGGCAGGGCCAGCCCGAAGCAGACCCACTGCCAGCCGGCGAACTGCGCGGACGGCACCATCGACAGCACCAGCACCGGAACCGCCAGCAGCGCCGTCACCAGCAGCCGCCACCGTTCCCCGGCCTCCTCCGTCGCCGGCCCGGCGGACGGCACGCCCTCCGGCGCCAACTCGGCGGTGTAACCGGCCCGTTCGACCGCCGAGACCAGATCGTCCAGGCCCACCCCGGCCGGGTGCAGCACCCGGGCCCGCCCGGTGGCGAGATTCACCCCGGCACTCACGCCCTCGATCCGGGCCAGCCGCTTCTCCACCCGGCTGACGCAGGCGGCGCAGGTCATCCCGCCGACCGCGAGGTCGGTGGACACCAGCGCGTCGGACTCCGCGGCCGCCCTCACCGGGCCGCTCCCATGTCGTGCCCCATGCCGGGCTTCCCGCCGCCTCCGCCACCGGGCGTCAGCCCGGGCGTCACCGGCCCGGCGCCGCGCCCCACCGCGAACGCCACGACGAACACCACTACCAGCAGCAGGGCGAACCCCGCGAGCACACTCAACGGCCGGGCACCCGGCGACATCCCACTCACGCCCCACCAGTCGTGCCCCCGCCCCGCCGGGTTCCCGCCCACCCCGAATGACCCGGATCACATCCCCCGTCCGGCCCAGCGCCGGAGCCCGGTCCGGGGCCGGGCGGGTGCCGGGCGGGCCCGGGCCGGTACCCGCCCGGCAGCTGACGCCCTGCGCCCTACGCCCGGCGCGCCGTCCGCTGGTCGAGGTGCACCAGGACCCCGGTGCGGAAACGCTCGACGGCGGCGTCGACGCTCCGGATGAAGCCGCTCTCGGCGTTCCCCCGGGTGCTCCCCATGCCCTTGACCAGCGAGAGCCGGAAGCCGGTGATCCGCGCGGAGTCCTTGGGCAGCAGGTCGCCCGGCTCCGGCCGCAGCTTCTCCAGGGTGCCGCGCGGGCCCGCGGCGGCGCCGTCCGTGAGGGTCTCGATGTGCAGGTCGGCCGGCGCCTCGGCGAGCTGGCGGACCAGCCGCTTGGCCCAGCTGAGCGGGTAGCCCTGCTCCGGGGCCGGGATCTCGGCGGAGGTCCGCAGCTTCCCGACCCGCAGGTCCGCCGCGATAACGATGGTGCCGGGCGCGTCCTCGATCCTGATCTCCGCGTCCAGCCGCCCGTCCGCGCACAGCCGGTCGGCCAGCGCCGTTCGTCGGGCCCGGGCGTCCTCGCCGCGACGCGTGCGCTGGACCGGCAGCACCTTGACCCCGAGTTCGCCGCCGAGCTGGAGACAGACCTGGCGGACCAGCCGCTCCCAGCTCTCCACCACCAGGGTGGCGCGCTCGTCGCCCGCGGCGAGCGTCTCGTCGTCGATGCCCTTGCGGACGGGCACCCAGGCGGGGCCCATGTTCTGGAAGCCGTGGCAGCCGGAGTTGTCGTGCTGGAGGTAGTGCAGCAGTTCCTGGAGCAGCCAGGCGTGGGCGGGATTGCCGACGCCCTCGTGCCGGATCAGCATCTTCGCCTGGTACGCGACCTCGGCCCAGGACAGGTGGGCGAGCAGGACCTTGTGCTTGCGCCGACCGTCGATCTTGACCTGGACGAGCGGGCTGCCTTCGAGGGCGACGTCGTTGGAGAGGGTGATGACCGCCTCGTAGCCGCGCCGGGCGGCGATGTCCATGTAGTCCTGGACCTGCTCGGCCTTCAGCGGGTTGCCGTTGGTCTTGCTCTCGACCAGGGCGGTCCAGAGCCGTCCGGCGCGCTCGACGCGGATCACGCCGTCGGGCCGCTTGGGCGTCTCGCCGTG comes from Streptomyces sp. TLI_053 and encodes:
- a CDS encoding heavy metal translocating P-type ATPase, whose translation is MRAAAESDALVSTDLAVGGMTCAACVSRVEKRLARIEGVSAGVNLATGRARVLHPAGVGLDDLVSAVERAGYTAELAPEGVPSAGPATEEAGERWRLLVTALLAVPVLVLSMVPSAQFAGWQWVCFGLALPVVSWGSAGFHRRAVQGLRHAAATMDTLVSLGVVASFAWSAYALLFGGAGEIGMRMPFSLTADGGGTAHVYLEAAVGVPLFVLAGRLLEGRVRRRSGSALRALAELGAKQVCVRDPGSGEERLLSIEQLLPGQEFVVRPGERVATDGVVVEGGSALDLSLLTGESVPVEVGPGDRVAGATVNVGGALVVRATAVGADTQLARITALVADAQAGKARAQRLADTVAGVFVPCVLTVAVCVLGFWLGAGADPQAAVTAAVAVLVVACPCALGLATPTALLAATGRGAELGVLVRGPEVLESLRRVDTVVLDKTGTLTTGRMELATVAVAAGAGVDEERVLRLAGAVEHRSEHPVGRAVVGAARARCGSDPLPVVAGFAATTGVGVSGEVEGTAVRVIRPDEAAGPLPTELTTALADASAAGRTPVVVELDGLPVAVLAVGDTLRSGSWRALHRLRGMGLEPVLLTGDGPGAARAVAEELGIEQVHASASPERKAEVVAELRAAGRTVAVVGDGVNDAVALASADLGVALASGSDAAIGAAGLTLVRGDIEVVVDAVRLARRTLATIRTNLVWAFGYNVVLIPLAAVGLLNPMLAAVAMSLSSLLVVGNSLRLRTWRPGRGGADDRGAGRSARPVRARRPAGATW
- a CDS encoding TerD family protein, coding for MVKGANVGLAALSEGDGSVDAVTVILGWSSPSGDGDADVSVLLLTDEGKVRDNADFFFYNNPTAADGSVQLLGQSPTEVGTEDRIQLDLTAVPDGIERLVIAASRHQRAPFGQLDNLRLELADLGGERLLGFSITDADSESGFVFGEIYRRNQEWKFRAIGQGYDTGLAGLATDFGIEIEDDAAEEAAAERLAVDGADEAAVAVPASGAAAVAAEAEAGGALSAPTAGPTAETQATTPGPVAGNAPAAADAATDSTAADSASAAPKRLRTARKKVTLPKAAKPSLAENDAWNTARLFPATALNRDREREVRATSVLLSVMAQVPEFGRRLTAAFGAPAGRMETFTEVSLPHGETPKRPDGVIRVERAGRLWTALVESKTNGNPLKAEQVQDYMDIAARRGYEAVITLSNDVALEGSPLVQVKIDGRRKHKVLLAHLSWAEVAYQAKMLIRHEGVGNPAHAWLLQELLHYLQHDNSGCHGFQNMGPAWVPVRKGIDDETLAAGDERATLVVESWERLVRQVCLQLGGELGVKVLPVQRTRRGEDARARRTALADRLCADGRLDAEIRIEDAPGTIVIAADLRVGKLRTSAEIPAPEQGYPLSWAKRLVRQLAEAPADLHIETLTDGAAAGPRGTLEKLRPEPGDLLPKDSARITGFRLSLVKGMGSTRGNAESGFIRSVDAAVERFRTGVLVHLDQRTARRA